The DNA sequence TGGGTCTCTGGTGATTCAGTTGTAGAGCGAATATATCCTTTCTTTTGAAAAAACCTTGCAATGTATTGTTTAATGATTAATTGTTTTCGACGTGCCCACTCAAACTCGCATGATGGCTTGGTTTTAACGCTTGTCTACATACATAAAAAAATGCACTATTTTATCTACAGTGTTATATATAGGTGTGAGCAAACagttttgaaaatagtaaaaaggaAATAACAATATATTTTTGTTACCTTTAGATCCATTAGTATAACATCTGCATCCCATTCAGAAGAAATAGTAAAATATGGAAATCCATGCTTTTGCAGATACTGCACGCTAAGTGCATATATCTCCTACAAAATTATTCAAACAGACCGAATAATTATAGAGAATTATTAAATGATAACATTATGTTAAATTGGATAATAAAACACATATAGAATATTAAAAGCAGAAAACCTCTGTAATAGAATCCATTGGGGTATTAGTGTAGAATGCATGTGAGAAGGGCGACTTTTCACAGATATTGGTGTGAGCATTGAGTGCTATCAGCCAAGAATGCACATTAATCTTGTTACACCAAGTATTGGAGGCCACATCGAGTGCGTGTTGCAACGAGGAGAATGGAGAAGCAGAAGCCATCTCCGATGCAAACTTGATGCTTCCACAGCATTCAAGCAAATCGCGCTCTTCCATAGTAATCCAAGTTGAATTTTTGTTGCAAGGTCGTGCAATTGTCATTTTGTGTGACCTACTAAGCAACAAATACATCAAGTTTTGATAGCATAATTAgtaatatttttcataatttggACAATCAGATTCATATAAAcaaatcaaaaatttaaaaattactgaaatatACTGACCAAAAATTAGTTCTCATTCATTTCACACCCCAATTCAAATTATACTCTTTATCAAGAGTTAAAGATGGAATTCAAGACAGAATGTAAACTTGACAATGAAAAAATTTTtgcatgttttttattatttgtatttcttacctttttattttttattatttatttatggtAGAGTTAAATTTGGATTTACATACTTAAAGAACACAGAcactagtcaccaaaaaaaaaaaagaacacagaCACTAGTCATAACAATCATCACTTTCAACACTACAATAATAATCCATAgtgtatatgaaaaaaataagtaatttaaaaaattagtttcttTTAGTACTCTCTTGTACTCTTCATATAATTTTAAGATATTTAACATTCAGCATTATTATTGTAGCATTAATTTATCTTCTAATAATTTGATCAACAATGTAATAACTATTATATCAAACATGCATCTCAAACAGAATCAGATTTAAATTccgtaaataaataataaagagtaaaaaaataataaatacaaacataaccatgataaataaataagaaataataaattatatttgataaaaagaaaaaatgtgcATAATAACaatgaaagaaaaattgaaactgCAAATTATAATCCATCTAATTTTCATACTCTTAATGAACAACATAGCCACTATTTAATCAAGAAGCCAAAATTAACCACGTTTGCAGAATTATAAATCATGAATCacctctaaaattaaataattaacctaCCTTAGTTATTCTCAGCGGCACTGGAAATGAAGGAGAAGAAAGCAACTATCTGGATTCTTGAGAAAAACTGCACCTTAATTACGgtttaaatttaagaaaaagataaacTGCATAACAAAGTTTTGAATGAGTTGGAGGGAATGACCAAATTAAGCGCGGAATTGAAAGTGAATATCGTTTAATTTTTGTCACGGTCATAATTGGGTCTGTGGCAAATTTTAAAATCCATCTCAAATTGGCCACGGACAAACGAAAACGTGGAAAAATTCCGTAAAATTTGGCCACAGAGATATAATACGTTGCCATTACATATCACTGTCCATAAACTTTGCCACTGATTATCGTTCGTGAGTACCTTCCCGTTGGTAACTCCCGTGTTTTTGGTAGTGTAGTTAATAAAAACTTTCAGGCAGATGAGTCCCTCATTCGAGTACAAGATATAAATGAGGAGGGATTTACTCCTTTTCAAAAGTACGCTACCTTTATCCTAATTGATCGCCATATCGTACGAATGCTTACTTTAGCATTAGAATGTCCTTACATGCAGGTAGCTCCATCCGCCGCAATGATCAAGACAACACATCTCCATAAAACTCGCGTCTAGGTTCAGATCAACCTATTGCTCATGATCTGAAGTCCATTCGATCCACCATTCTAGGAAGCAACCGAACACTAAGCAAAATGATTATTTACAGCTTTTACATCTACGGTTACTATTAAAATAAGCGAGGTATTAGGTCTATATATTCAAACCTTTGAATAGATGAAATTGTTTATAATATGCCTTTTAATCACCCTATTGATATTACTCAAAAGTGAAGCCTAACTCAAGAGAAGTGATGAAGATTTAAATATCAAAAAATGTAACTTAGCTTCATTCACAAAGTAAAGGCCTGTTTGTTACTCTATCTTGTTTGGCTTTTAAAAAatgttttctctttttatttttaa is a window from the Arachis hypogaea cultivar Tifrunner chromosome 1, arahy.Tifrunner.gnm2.J5K5, whole genome shotgun sequence genome containing:
- the LOC112796607 gene encoding uric acid degradation bifunctional protein TTL-like, with protein sequence MEERDLLECCGSIKFASEMASASPFSSLQHALDVASNTWCNKINVHSWLIALNAHTNICEKSPFSHAFYTNTPMDSITEEIYALSVQYLQKHGFPYFTISSEWDADVILMDLKTSVKTKPSCEFEWARRKQLIIKQYIARFFQKKGYIRSTTESPETQAAVKDFDLNKKLFWKDNLDPIAREKARQFCEIWYPGEYYV